The genomic stretch ATCCAGGCTGCAAACAGGGCGACAGCAAATTGGAAAATCAACTTGCCACGCCCGACAACGCCTGCAGTGTTCTGCTTTGTCACCTTGAGATAGTCATCCATAAACCCAAGCAGGCCAAACGCAGCGGTTACACCCAGCACGACCCAGACATAAGGATTATCGAGCCGCGCCCAGAGCAACACGGAGACGATCAGGCTGATCAGGATCATCACGCCGCCCATTGTCGGCGTCCCCTTTTTTTCAATAATATGGCTCTTGGGGCCATCTTCCCGGATCGGCTGTCCCTTGCCCTGCTTCTTGCGCATCCAGTTAATCAGGGATGGCCCTATCACAAAGCAGATCAGCAGGGCTGTCATGACAGCGCCGCCTGTTCGGAAGGTCAGGTAACGGAAGACGTTGAATATCTGCAGCTGATCCGCGAGTGGCACAAATATTTCGTATAACATAAATCTTTATCCTGAGGCCGTTGCCCTGTTCTGCAATTCCTTGACCAAAGCAGAGACTTTTGACGCGTTGGAGCCCTTGGCCATCACGACATCCCCCGCCTGGATGTCCCGAGAAACAGCATCGGCAAGGCCAATAGCCTGCTCTGCCCAATCGCCGCGCATGGTCGAAGGTAAAGCGTTAAGCACAGGTCGCATCTCATTACCAGCAGCATAGACCTTATCAATGCCGGCATCTTCCAGAACCGGCGCCAGTTCCAGATGAAAGGCCGCGCTCTGGCTGCCCAGCTCCTTCATCTCCCCCAACACAACAATTTTTCGGCCCGGCACATCCTGTTGAGCCAGAGACCGGATGGCCGCGGCCATTGACGCCGGGTTGGCATTATAACTCTCGTCAATCAGAGTGAAAGTGCGCGCCTGCAAGGACAACACCTGCGGCAAGCCGCGCCCTTCAACCGGGGCAAGCCCGGCGAGTGCCTCCATGGCCGCAGACCGGTCACCACCGGCATGATCTACAGCAGCAAGAACGGCCATGGCATTCATGGCCTGATGTTCTCCCTGAAGGCCCAGTCTGAAATGATGCGTCTCACCTGATATGCTGACAGAAATGTCCATACCTTCATCACCCCGACTATTTATGTCGAGGAGGCGGTAGTCAGCTTCCGGATGACTGCCGAATGAGACAATTTTTTGCGTGGCCCCGGCGGGGTTATTGTCCCTGACCCTGGCCTTGAGCAGATCATAGAACTCATTGTCGCGCGGCAATATCGCGACACCGCTTTTGCGCAATCCGGCAAATATCTCGGCTTTTGCCTCAGCGATGCCAGTCATATTGTCAAAAAATTCTAGATGCGCTGCAGCTACGGTCGTGACGATGGCAATGTGTGGTCGAACAAGGCGGGTCAACGGTGTGATCTCGCCTGCGTGGTTCATGCCGATTTCAAACACACCAAAGGCTGTATCATTCGGCAATTCTGCAAGGGTCAGCGGCACGCCAAGATGATTATTGAAACTGCGCTCTGCTGCGTGAACCTTGCCAGACGGAACAAGCGCTGCCCGGAGCATTTCCTTTGTACTGGTTTTACCGGCGCTGCCGGTGACAGCAATCATCTGCCCAAAGCAACGATCCCGGGCGGCTGCCGCGAGAGCCTCAAGGCCGGTCAGGGTGTCATTCACCAGCAAAAGCGGTGCGCCATCGGGCGTATCCTGTGGGGCCTTGGAGACAAGCGCGGCAGACGCACCCGCCTTGAAAGCATTGCGAATGAAATCGTGCCCGTCGCGGGCATCTTTCAGGGCGACAAAAATTTCACCGGGACGGATAGTCCGTGTATCTATGGAAATGCCGCGGGCACTCCATGATTCCTCGGGAAGTTCTGCGCCGTCACCGCCGCCACGAACGCACAGCATACCGCCTGTTGCAGCGGCAGCCTCATAGGCTGTCCATAAGTTGTGATTCATAAATCTTTCTCCCAAGCATGTATTACCCCGTAAGATCCCGCGCCACGTCAGCATCGTTAAACGGCATTGTTATTGTCCCGACAGTCTGACCCGTTTCATGCCCCTTACCCGCGATCAGCAAAATGTCTCCCGGTGCCAGCCTCTCCAGACCTGATGCGATTGCTTCCCGGCGATCAGCAACTTCTATCGCCTGCGGGCAACCTTGCATGACCTCCGCCCTGATCGTGGCGGGGTCTTCCGTTCGGGGATTGTCATCGGTCACGATCACTTCATCTGCGAGCGCGGCTGCCGCAGTCCCCATCTGCGGCCGCTTGACCTTGTCCCGGTCACCGCCTGCGCCGATAATGATGATCACTTTTCCAGTCGTGTGGGGACGAATAGCTTTCAGCGCTGTCTCGATTGCATCAGGTGTATGCGCATAGTCCACATAAACACCGGCTGTATCATGTCCGATCTTTTTATCGGCAATATGTTCCATGCGCCCAGGGGCGCCGTTAAGGCGTTCCAACAAAGGCATGACCTGACTGATGTCATGGCCACTGGCAACAGCGACGCCAGCAGCAACAAGCGCGTTTTCGGCCTGAAAATATCCGACCAGCGGCAGTTTCAGAGTATATTCTTTGCCCTCTGCCACAAGGCTGACCTGCTGGCCGTCCGGCAATGGTGAGGTATCAAGCAGACGTATATCCTGCCCCTGACGCCCCACACTCATCAACCTGCGGCCTGCTTGCCTGACAAGCTCGGCAACGCGCGGACTTTCGGCACCATCCATATTGATAACAGCCGTATGCCCTTCTGGCAGAAGCTCTGTGAACAGACGAGCCTTTGCGGCAAAATAGTCTTCAAAGTCCGGGTGATAATCGAGATGATCCCGCGTAATATTTGTAAAGGCCGCAACCGAGAATTTAACGCCATCAGCGCGATATTGTGACAGGCCATGGCTGGACACTTCCATGGCCAGGTGCGTTGTCCCCAGGGTTGCCATGGTGGAAAGCACCTGATGAATTTCCACAGGGTCTGGCGTCGTATGGCGCAGTGTATATTCATATCCGTCAGCAAATGCCCCAAGAGTCCCGAGACTGCCCGCCTTATGTCCCAGCATTGACCATAATTGCTGACAGAAGCGTGCGATTGATGTCTTGCCGTTCGTACCTGTAATCCCGACTGTCATCTCGGGCTGGCCAGCGTGAAACCGCGCTGCCAGTTGCGCCAGTAACAGTCTTGGCTCCGCAGTGCTCAGGAGCGGGATTGATGCCTGCGTGTCAGGCTCTGCGATAATCGCAACCGCACCGTTGTTCTCCGCCTGAGGAATATATTCCCTGCCATCAACTACTGTTCCGGCTAAAGCTGCGAAAATAAAACCCGGCTTTATCTGACGCGAATCTGCGCTAATGCCTGCAATCTCGGCATCCCCTGCCCCGACCGGTAAGTTAACAAGATCACTTAGCTTCACGGGCCCAACTCCGCCAATAACTTTGCCACCTGATCGGGATGCACATCAGCCCCCTGCGCCATTGCCTCTCTTGGTGCCAATGCCAGTCGCATTTCCTGTTTTTCGCGAAAAGCAGACATAAATTGGGCGAAGGCAAGATCATCTGCAACGGGTTGCAGGCCCAGCAAAGGTGCAGACCTGGAGACTATTCTTTGAAATGCCGGGGCAGCCACAACGCCGGCGGTCGCATACCCGTATGTTTCCGCTGTTGGCTGTGGCTCATCAAAAGAGACGAGCACGACGTATCTTGGATCATAGCCCGGAAAGGCACCAATGAAGCTTGAAAGGCGCTCATCCTTTTTGTAGCCACCATAAGGAGAGGGTTTATCCGCCGTAGCTGTCTTGCCGATAACATAATAGCCGGGCACATCTGCGTTACGCCCTGTGCCGTCAGTTATGACCCGGCGCAGCATTAACCGCATTGTGGCGCTTGTATCAGCAGAAAACAGAGCTGTCCTGCTCTGCGGCGCAGACGGGTCACGCTTCAGAAAAGTTGGCTGGATATAGTCACCGCCGTTAATCACAGCCCCGACTGCCGCCGTCAGCTGTAATGGTGTAACGGCAATGCCATGGCCGTATGAAATAGTCGCCATTTCAACCTCCCCCCACTGGGCAGGCAGCAATGGTGCACGCTGTTCTGGTAATTCCGTCACGAGCGGTGAGGTCATACCAAGGGCCTTGAGATAGATAGCCAGCGTGTCCGCTCCCAGATCAAGGGCAATGCGCGCCATACCGATATTGGATGAGTGCTGCATCACCTCTGTCAGCGTCATGAAACCACCCTTCGGGTGATAATCAGATATGGTTCGGTTACGCACTTTCAGGGGGTGGCGAACGTCATATAGTCTGGTTGTGTCAGTCACCCCTGCTTCGAGCGCGCTCGCAGCAGTCAAAATCTTGAAGGCAGACCCAAGCTCATAGACATCATACATGGCGCGGTTGCGCCAACTCGAGACATGGCTCTCGCCCGGCTCATTGGGATTATATTCAGGCAGGCTGGCCAGCGCGATAATTTCGCCGGAGGTCACATCCATGACAATACCCCACGCCGCCTTGGCGGAGAATGTGGTAGACGTGCGCCATAATTCTTCTTCAAGAATTTGCTGCACTCTGATGTCCAGTGACGAAACGAGCGGTCCTTCCGCCGTATGCAAATCGACAACCTTTTCAAGCCCGGCAGCGCCGCCACGACCGGGCACCGTGTATCCCAGCACATGCGCGGCCTGCGCGCCCTGTGGGTAAACCCTTTTCACGCTGGTCACGAATTCGACGCCAGGCAGACCGAACGCAGCAAGTTTCTGATACTGGTCTTCAGACAAATTCTCGGTAAGCGGTATATATTTTTTTTGCTCCAGTCGCTCGCGCAAACTGTCCTCATTAAGTTTCGGAAAAACGGCTGTCAGCTTTCGGGCGGTTTCTTCCAGATCCCACACATCGCGTGTCGTCACCCCTGCGCCCACCACTTCCTGATTCATCGCAAGACGGTTGAGGTTTCGATCAACGATCAGGGGGCGTTCAGTCGCAGCAACTGGTGCAGACTGAGTGCGCGCATGTCTTGCTTCTGCTGTTCCGAGTACGGTCAGGTCTGCCAGCCGTAAAGACAGACCGAAAAACACAGCCAGAAACGCCGCCATGCATAACCAGATTCGGCCGCGCATCCGGCTCACCTGAACCTGCTCCCGACTTCTGACGCTCGCACGACAATGAACCGGCAAAGACGCAGCAGCGCCTGCTTCACCCAATCCTGAAAACTGAGTTTCGTGCAGAATGCGCGCGCTAGGCTTTTTCTTCTGGCCGATAAATGGCAGCTTCATTGTCACGTCTTACCTATCTCAACTTCTGAAAATCCGCCATCGCGATGGCATCAACGATAAAGTCATTCTTGCGTGCTGGCGCCAGCGTTCCAGCATCAGGCAGGTCCAGCCTCAGTAAAGACGCGAATTCCTCTGCCGTGTGTAACTGGTCAGAATGAACAGGCGCAAGAACCAGTCTTTGTGCAGATAAACGCGCCAGCCTTTCAGCTGACTCCAGCACTTCAACCTGCAGGTCAAGCTGACTGATGGCAGCCTCTTCTTCAGCAATGCGTTGTTCAACACTTTGTATTTCGGCTTTCTGAGCTCGCACCCCGGCTTCCGCCTGGTATCGCCCGGCAGCTGCAGCTGCAAGAAGAAGACAAAAGAAAATCGTGGCAAAACGTATCATAGCGGATCAACTCCAGTTTCTCAGGGCAGTGGAAAAGACAGGTTGAGGCAGGCCAATGCTGCGCAGAAAGTCTGGCCCCGCATCCCCTGCAACAGCATCGGTTCGCAACGCAGCGCGCAGCTTGGCAGACCGAGCACGCGGGTTTGTCTGCACTTCCTGATCGGAAGCCGTGACTGGCCGACGTGACAAAAGCGAAAAAGTAGGCTTCGGGCTATTCAGGGAAATATCAGGCATATGCCTCGATCCCGGCTGTTGAAGTGCACTTCGTTGCGCCAGAAAGCGTTTGACAACCCGGTCTTCCAGAGAATGAAAGGTCACCACGGCAAGTCTGCCAGCATCCACAAGAACACGTTCGGCAGCGAGCAGGCCTTTTGCCAGTTGCCCGAGTTCATCATTCACAAAAATGCGGATCGCCTGAAAAATGCGCGTAGCAGGATGAATTTTCTCCCGCCCCTGCGGACCAAGGACATGCTCGAGAATATCTCTCAACTGGCCGGTGGTACTGATCGGGTTATCCTGGCGCACACGCACGATCTCCCTGGCAGCAATCCGTGACTTCTTTTCTTCACCATAGATGTAGAAAATGTCAGCCAGATCTTTTTCGTCCGCCTTGTTCAGCAACTCTGTAGCATCAAGCGTGCTTTGCTGATCCATGCGCATGTTCAGCGGGCCGTCATGGCGAAAGGAAAAACCGCGCGCACCTTCATCCAGCTGTAGCGATGAGACACCAAGGTCCATGACAACACCATGCACTTGCGCCACATCAAGAGCGGCAAGCGCTGTCGCCATCTCGGCAAATGGCCGCTGCACAATATGCAACCTGTCGGCATATTCATGAGACCACACCTCCGCCGCTTTTGTCGCAGCGGGGTCTCTGTCAAAGGCGATGACCTGACAGTCGGTATGGTCAAGCATCATTCTGGTATAACCGCCGCCGCCCATTGTGGCGTCGACATAGGTTTCGCCTGCCTTGAGGGCCAGTGCCTCCACAGCCTCCTGCGCAAGCACGGGTAAATGGCCAAACTCTCGCGAATGCCGGTCAGTCATTATGACCTCCCCAGCCTGAGAAGCTCGGCAAGCTGCGCCCGCGCATAATGTCAGGATTGGCCGCAGCTGCTGCATCGGCCAGAGACAGCACATGCTGGTGCTTGTCCGGCGTCATGATCTGAAAACGCGCGCCGATGCCCACGACGGCGGCGGCGGCGGTAAGCCCGGCATAGTCGCGCAAGGTTTTGGGCAGGCTGATACGCCCTGTTTCATCAAAGGCGAGCGTCTGGATGCGCGAGAGAACCGCGACTTCCAGCGCCTCACGGGCCTCGTCCAGCACGTCATGATTGGCAATGGACTTCATCAGGATGTTGAGAAGGTCAGGCCCGCCACACTCGATGACCTGACGATTGAAAGCCGGGAAGCAGTATAACAGCGCATCCTTCTGGCCATTTTGCAGCGCAGATCTGAATTGGGCCGGTATGGAAAGCCGTCCCTTACCGTCGATCTTGTTATCATGCGCCCCCAAAAAGCGGGTGCTGAAACTTGATCGCTGGATGTCCTCTATTTCCATGGCCTGTGCCATCCCTCTCCCGATCAGAACAGCGAAACAGGCGAAATCGTTTCGCACAAGCTGATTGGATAAATTTGGGATACCATGGGAATTTATGTCTCGTCAACGATAAATGACCTGATGACACGGCCCTTTGCCTGGAGACCGCCATGCTCAAAACGTCGGAAAAAGCGGTGTCAGATGGCCTGTAAGCCGGGTTCTGTTTCCTGTTGGAAGATGATCATTCATCTGGGACAATGCTTACGCATTACCTCCAGCAACCAACCCGGACAGGCAGGCCTGAAAACCGGCCCCCGCGCGAGGCGGCCCCTGTCCCTATTCGGTTTTGCTCCAGGCGGGGCTTGCCATGCCATCAACATTGCTGCTGACGCGGTGCGCTCTTACCGCACCTTTTCACCCTTACCCGTCGAAACGGGCGGTTCGCTCTCTGTGGCGCTATCCCTCGGCTCACGCCGGCCGGGCGTTACCCGGCACCTTGTTTCCATGGAGCCCGGACTTTCCTCGACGTTGCCGCCGCGACCATCCGGCCATCTGACCATTAGGCATGTCGGATTTCAGGCCCAAAAGGTCAAGCAAAGAACTGTCACAGCGTTACCGGGCCTGGTTTTTACCGTGCCAGTTTTGTCGGGCAAATCGGGCCTGTGCCTGTGCCATAGCGGCAATGCGTACCAGCACGGCACAGAAAAGCCCTTGAAAAAACAAGTTTATTCAATGGGTTATGAAAAGATTTACCCTGTCACTTAGCCGTTTTTTTACAGCCCAAGTGTAGATTGTGTTCTGTAGAAGACACTTCCCGGAGTTGTGTAAGGGAGAAGTAGAGTATGGTGAACGTGGGTAACAATAAATCAATGGGTCTCGTCAAGCGAGAGCCTTATGTCATCGGGCCGGATGGGACGGCCCTGACGTTAAAGGATCTGCCGCCGACAAGCACGAAACGCTGGGTGATCCGGCGCAAGGCTGAAGTCGTTGCCGCAGTACGTGGTGGTTTGCTGAGCCTTGAACAGGCCTGTGAGCGATATTCCCTGACCGAGGAAGAATATGCCGCCTGGGAAAAGGGTATTGAAAAGCATGGTATGCAAGGTTTGCGCGCCACGCGTATTCAGCAATATCGCTCCTGATTCCGCCTGATTGCCGGGCTTTAAGCACCTGCTTCACCGCAGGTGTACCGGCTTTATGGAAATTTCCCGTGCTTAAACGCGCGTCGCAACTTCACAAAGGCGCGCCCAGGCGTTATCACACCATATTGGGCTAACCGGGATTCTGGGTCCTTTATGAGTTTTCAGACGTTTACTGCCTCTTCGCTGGAAGAAGCCAAACAGGTCATGCGCGCCGCGCTTGGCGCTGATGCTGTGATTCTGGCGAGCAAGAAGCGCCCGGATGGCAAGGTGGAAATCCGTGCCATCAAGAAAGGCGTACCTCTTTTTGAAGGCGAAGGCCCTGCCAATTTTGCCAAACCAGCAATAGCAGCAAAACCAGCCTCGTCTCTGGCGAGCCGGACACGCGCCGGCAAGGAAGCCCCGCAGCGCAGTAGAAGTGTGGAAGGCTCTGGTCTGCACGCCCGTGTGGAGCGTTCTGCGTCAAGCTCTGCCCTCAGCCGGCTCAAAGGTGATTTCAGCAACAAACTGCAGGGCAACCGCGCCGACACGGCTGATCCTGTACAAAAAGAGCTGACCGAGAAACTGCAGCCGCAAGGCATAAGCCCACAGCTTATCAAGGCGCTGGCCGTGGAGGCGCGCAACGCCCCCGGCAAGGACCTGCCGGCGATGCTGGAATATGCTTTCTCGCGCGTCCTGAGGTTCGCACCGCTAACCCTATCCAAAGATGTGCCAATCATGCTGATGGGCCAGACAGGTGCAGGCAAGACATCTTCAGCGGCAAAACTGGCAGCGCGTGCAGCCGGTATGGGAGCAAGAGCTGCGTTCCTGTGCGCTGATATTGGCCGCGCAGGGGCGCTCGACCAGATGACAACTTATGCCGAGGCGCTGGATACGCGCTTCTGGCCGATTGAAGACCCGCAGGATGTCTCTGATATCATGCGCAATGAAAAGCCCGAGGATATTCTCATCCTCGACACGCCCGGCGTCAGCCCCTTTGCTCCGGCTGATATCATCGCCATGGAAGCCTTCCGGGACTCTCTTCAGGCAGAACCACTGCTGGTGCTGCCAGCGAGCGGTGACATGCACGAGCATATCGACTGGGCAAATGCCTTCCGGGATATTGGTGTGCGGCGCTGCATTATTACCAAGTTTGATACATCACGCCGTATCGGGGCCGCTGTGAGCGCCGCTTTTGAGAGCAACCTTGCCCTCGCCCATTTTTCTGAAGCGCCGTTCATTGCTGATGGCCTGATTGATGCGAACCCGGCCTATCTGGCACACCGCCTGCTGATGAAAGACCCGGCACGGATTGGCGCCAGCATCGCCTGAAAAAAAGGGACCCGAAGGGGTCCCTTGAAGTTCAACCGTTTCACGCTACAAAACTCTGCTTACTGACAGACCTATTGTGCCAGTGTGTCCAGCTTGCCCTCCAGGGCGGCAAGCGGATCCTTTGGCTTCAGGTCATGCCTTAATTCGAAATGCAACTGTGGCTGGTCCACAGTGCCGGTTGTGCCTACTTTGGCAATCACCTGACCTTTACGGACATTTTCGCCTTTACGCACAAGCATTGCATCTGTGTGGGCATAGGCACTCACCCAGCCACCAGCATGTTTGACCAGCAAGAGATTGCCATATCCTTCCAGATCCGAGCCGCGATATACGACTTCACCATCGGCTGTCGCGCGGATCGGCGTGCCCACAGGCGCTGCGATATTGATACCATCATTACGCCGACCATCCGGTGCGAGGCCATATCCCATCACGACCATGCCTTGAATTGGCCAGTCGAAACGAACACTGTTGGACTTCTCCGGCACCGCATAGGAAACTGATTTTGGCGCATCCGGCACAGGAGCAGCGGCTTCGCGCCGGTACGAACTGCCTGCCTGCGGATCAACATATGTGTTGCGGTTCGCATTACTGACCGGCTGCGTTGGCGCAGATTGCGTCATCGCCGCTGTGGGTTGGCCCGCAGATGGAATGGTCAGGCGCTGCCCGACAGAAAGGGTGTAAGGCGGCGTCAGGCCGTTGGCGATGGCAACGGTTGCCACATCAAGACCATACGCGCGGGAGATCGAATAGAGCGTGTTCCCCGGCCGCACGACATAGCTTTGCGCAGCGGCCTGCTGCCGCGGCTGTGAAACTGGCTGCGGTATCGGGGCCGCTGGCTGTGGTTGAGGCGGCGGCGTATATTGTGCCTGCTGAATTTCAGGCTGACCAAGACCAGGGATCAGCAGAACTTGACCAACCTGCAACGCATACGGCGCTGGCAGCTGGTTGGCTGCGATGATTGAATTTGCCTTGATGCCACAGCGGCGCGACAGCGCATAGACAGTATCACCCGGCTGCACGCGAATATAGCCTTGGCTCAACCCTGCGGTTGCCGTGGCAGAGGACGCCCCCTGCGAATTTTCTGCAACCTGATAAATCGGATCTTTCTGATATGGACGCTGCGTCACCGGGGCCTGCATGGCCACTTGCTGCATCGCTGTTGCGCTTGCCGGCCTGCCCTGCACCAGCGGCGTTGGTCTGCCGGAAGCCTGCACACTCGTCTGCACAGCCATATCCAGTTCATTGGAGGCATAACCATAGTCAAAACCACCGCGATCGGCTGTCTGACCCTGCATGATCTGGGATTGATCGACTGTGTCGTAAATCGGCTCCGACGCCATCATGGCCTCAATCGACTGGTCTGCACTGGCCGCGACAATGCGCGCGTCAGACCCTGTTGCCAGCGCCTGTTCGATATATTTGGGATGTGCCTTGCCGGGATCTGTCGCAAATTCCACAGGGGCGCCCTGCTCCTCAGCGAAGGCGGTCAAGCCCAGAAATGAAACACTGCCTGCCAGCAGGAAAATTTTTGCACGCATTATTATCCTCCGGGTCACACTCGGTTAACCTCAGTTGAGAGAGTGCTGACACTTGGTTAATAAAGGTTTAAGTCCGCAATCCCTTGAAACTATGAGAAAATATCAGCCAAGGCAACGCGGGCATCCTGATGGGTTAATGACAGATGCAGCGGCGTCAGGGAAATACGCCCCTCATAGATTGCCTTGAGGTCCGTGCCTGCCGGTGGATTGGAAAGTTTGCCCTGAAAGCCGTACCAGTAATAGGTGCGGCCACGCAGGTCCATCCGCTCCTCGGCGTACAGATTGACCTGATCACGATGCCCCTGCTCGGTGACCTCCACCGGCCCGCAATCCTCCGGTGCGCAGTCCGGAAAATTGAGATTCATCACCACATCTTCCGGCCAGCCTGCAGCAATTATTTTTTTCAAAATGCCCGGCGCATGTGCCCGCGGTGTGTCCCAGCGGCAGTTATCTCGCGAAAACCGCGACAGCGACAACGCAACAGACGGAATACCCATCTGCATCCCCTGAAAGGCAGCCGCAATGGTGCCCGACAGCGTCACATCTTCGGCAATGTTCTGGCCATTATTGACCCCCGACAGGATCAGGTCCGGGGCCTTGCCATCTTTTGGCAGAATGTGGCTGGCCCCCATCTGCGCACAGTCTGTGGGCGTGCCCGCGACGGCGAATTTTTTTTCCCCCGCCACACGGATGCGCACAGGGTCGCGCAAGGTCAACGCCCGGGCAGCGCCGGACTGGTCCTCTTCCGGCGCGACGACCCAGACATCATCTGACAGGGTGCGGGCGATGTCTTCAAGAACGCTCAACCCGTCGGCATGGATGCCGTCATCATTGGTGCAGAGAATACGCATGACCTTACCCCTCCCCGCCGATCACCGTCTTGCCACCCATATAGGACTGCAGCACCTCCGGGATCAGGATCGAGCCATCGGCCTGCTGATAATTTTCCAGCACAGCCACCATTGTGCGCCCCACCGCCAGGCCAGAGCCATTCAGGGTGTGCAC from Parvularcula sp. IMCC14364 encodes the following:
- the murF gene encoding UDP-N-acetylmuramoyl-tripeptide--D-alanyl-D-alanine ligase; this translates as MNHNLWTAYEAAAATGGMLCVRGGGDGAELPEESWSARGISIDTRTIRPGEIFVALKDARDGHDFIRNAFKAGASAALVSKAPQDTPDGAPLLLVNDTLTGLEALAAAARDRCFGQMIAVTGSAGKTSTKEMLRAALVPSGKVHAAERSFNNHLGVPLTLAELPNDTAFGVFEIGMNHAGEITPLTRLVRPHIAIVTTVAAAHLEFFDNMTGIAEAKAEIFAGLRKSGVAILPRDNEFYDLLKARVRDNNPAGATQKIVSFGSHPEADYRLLDINSRGDEGMDISVSISGETHHFRLGLQGEHQAMNAMAVLAAVDHAGGDRSAAMEALAGLAPVEGRGLPQVLSLQARTFTLIDESYNANPASMAAAIRSLAQQDVPGRKIVVLGEMKELGSQSAAFHLELAPVLEDAGIDKVYAAGNEMRPVLNALPSTMRGDWAEQAIGLADAVSRDIQAGDVVMAKGSNASKVSALVKELQNRATASG
- a CDS encoding UDP-N-acetylmuramoyl-L-alanyl-D-glutamate--2,6-diaminopimelate ligase translates to MKLSDLVNLPVGAGDAEIAGISADSRQIKPGFIFAALAGTVVDGREYIPQAENNGAVAIIAEPDTQASIPLLSTAEPRLLLAQLAARFHAGQPEMTVGITGTNGKTSIARFCQQLWSMLGHKAGSLGTLGAFADGYEYTLRHTTPDPVEIHQVLSTMATLGTTHLAMEVSSHGLSQYRADGVKFSVAAFTNITRDHLDYHPDFEDYFAAKARLFTELLPEGHTAVINMDGAESPRVAELVRQAGRRLMSVGRQGQDIRLLDTSPLPDGQQVSLVAEGKEYTLKLPLVGYFQAENALVAAGVAVASGHDISQVMPLLERLNGAPGRMEHIADKKIGHDTAGVYVDYAHTPDAIETALKAIRPHTTGKVIIIIGAGGDRDKVKRPQMGTAAAALADEVIVTDDNPRTEDPATIRAEVMQGCPQAIEVADRREAIASGLERLAPGDILLIAGKGHETGQTVGTITMPFNDADVARDLTG
- a CDS encoding penicillin-binding protein 2 — its product is MKLPFIGQKKKPSARILHETQFSGLGEAGAAASLPVHCRASVRSREQVQVSRMRGRIWLCMAAFLAVFFGLSLRLADLTVLGTAEARHARTQSAPVAATERPLIVDRNLNRLAMNQEVVGAGVTTRDVWDLEETARKLTAVFPKLNEDSLRERLEQKKYIPLTENLSEDQYQKLAAFGLPGVEFVTSVKRVYPQGAQAAHVLGYTVPGRGGAAGLEKVVDLHTAEGPLVSSLDIRVQQILEEELWRTSTTFSAKAAWGIVMDVTSGEIIALASLPEYNPNEPGESHVSSWRNRAMYDVYELGSAFKILTAASALEAGVTDTTRLYDVRHPLKVRNRTISDYHPKGGFMTLTEVMQHSSNIGMARIALDLGADTLAIYLKALGMTSPLVTELPEQRAPLLPAQWGEVEMATISYGHGIAVTPLQLTAAVGAVINGGDYIQPTFLKRDPSAPQSRTALFSADTSATMRLMLRRVITDGTGRNADVPGYYVIGKTATADKPSPYGGYKKDERLSSFIGAFPGYDPRYVVLVSFDEPQPTAETYGYATAGVVAAPAFQRIVSRSAPLLGLQPVADDLAFAQFMSAFREKQEMRLALAPREAMAQGADVHPDQVAKLLAELGP
- the rsmH gene encoding 16S rRNA (cytosine(1402)-N(4))-methyltransferase RsmH, whose product is MTDRHSREFGHLPVLAQEAVEALALKAGETYVDATMGGGGYTRMMLDHTDCQVIAFDRDPAATKAAEVWSHEYADRLHIVQRPFAEMATALAALDVAQVHGVVMDLGVSSLQLDEGARGFSFRHDGPLNMRMDQQSTLDATELLNKADEKDLADIFYIYGEEKKSRIAAREIVRVRQDNPISTTGQLRDILEHVLGPQGREKIHPATRIFQAIRIFVNDELGQLAKGLLAAERVLVDAGRLAVVTFHSLEDRVVKRFLAQRSALQQPGSRHMPDISLNSPKPTFSLLSRRPVTASDQEVQTNPRARSAKLRAALRTDAVAGDAGPDFLRSIGLPQPVFSTALRNWS
- a CDS encoding division/cell wall cluster transcriptional repressor MraZ; protein product: MAQAMEIEDIQRSSFSTRFLGAHDNKIDGKGRLSIPAQFRSALQNGQKDALLYCFPAFNRQVIECGGPDLLNILMKSIANHDVLDEAREALEVAVLSRIQTLAFDETGRISLPKTLRDYAGLTAAAAVVGIGARFQIMTPDKHQHVLSLADAAAAANPDIMRGRSLPSFSGWGGHND
- a CDS encoding DUF1153 domain-containing protein produces the protein MVNVGNNKSMGLVKREPYVIGPDGTALTLKDLPPTSTKRWVIRRKAEVVAAVRGGLLSLEQACERYSLTEEEYAAWEKGIEKHGMQGLRATRIQQYRS
- a CDS encoding LysM peptidoglycan-binding domain-containing M23 family metallopeptidase; the encoded protein is MRAKIFLLAGSVSFLGLTAFAEEQGAPVEFATDPGKAHPKYIEQALATGSDARIVAASADQSIEAMMASEPIYDTVDQSQIMQGQTADRGGFDYGYASNELDMAVQTSVQASGRPTPLVQGRPASATAMQQVAMQAPVTQRPYQKDPIYQVAENSQGASSATATAGLSQGYIRVQPGDTVYALSRRCGIKANSIIAANQLPAPYALQVGQVLLIPGLGQPEIQQAQYTPPPQPQPAAPIPQPVSQPRQQAAAQSYVVRPGNTLYSISRAYGLDVATVAIANGLTPPYTLSVGQRLTIPSAGQPTAAMTQSAPTQPVSNANRNTYVDPQAGSSYRREAAAPVPDAPKSVSYAVPEKSNSVRFDWPIQGMVVMGYGLAPDGRRNDGINIAAPVGTPIRATADGEVVYRGSDLEGYGNLLLVKHAGGWVSAYAHTDAMLVRKGENVRKGQVIAKVGTTGTVDQPQLHFELRHDLKPKDPLAALEGKLDTLAQ
- the surE gene encoding 5'/3'-nucleotidase SurE, which produces MRILCTNDDGIHADGLSVLEDIARTLSDDVWVVAPEEDQSGAARALTLRDPVRIRVAGEKKFAVAGTPTDCAQMGASHILPKDGKAPDLILSGVNNGQNIAEDVTLSGTIAAAFQGMQMGIPSVALSLSRFSRDNCRWDTPRAHAPGILKKIIAAGWPEDVVMNLNFPDCAPEDCGPVEVTEQGHRDQVNLYAEERMDLRGRTYYWYGFQGKLSNPPAGTDLKAIYEGRISLTPLHLSLTHQDARVALADIFS